One bacterium genomic window carries:
- a CDS encoding type II toxin-antitoxin system HicA family toxin, producing NGWIVVRQKGSHIRFQKRTSTAILKLPLPAHRPIKRSTLSHILKQALLTVDEFKELL from the coding sequence GAAATGGCTGGATTGTCGTCCGCCAAAAGGGCAGCCACATCAGGTTCCAGAAAAGAACATCTACAGCAATACTCAAGCTGCCTCTCCCGGCACACCGTCCCATAAAGAGATCAACCCTTTCTCATATTCTCAAGCAGGCCCTGCTGACGGTGGATGAATTCAAAGAGCTTTTGTGA